ccttatggccaggaatcgatgtggttatattttcacgatgcgtaatcaaaaattacgcggtctacgcgcgattttacgaaatcacgtttgtaatcatatcttcacaagcgtgaatcacaattaaacaaaatttggtactcataaatttcaggtcatatttcatcatatggcaataaaattacgtgcgtagcgcatataacgcttgcgtacgcgcgcttaaaatgttcaaaattgtcaaaatttattttcgatgaaattagagtacgtttcaggcaattttaagcgtttaaaaaattgccatgagtgcgcacaattttgcacgcgcactgcgcgttaaacgttaatgcgcactctttttgccggatttctgttttacaatctttctttaataatatcctCATATTTGgttcaggtttcaactcgaaattgcgttatacgggcacatcaaaagtgactggctacgcacgtataagttaacaaaatggtgaaaatatgctaaattttaaaattaatatatatcgtcagaatgcaggggaacacctattttttatttcattttcttgaagtgtatgtatcatatgtatgatttattatcaaattaagagaacaaaacttgattaagtcatcattaattgcatattaaatttaaaaaaaataatttcgacaatcaaacaaattatgacattttcttaggccaaaataacaaacttaacattaactttcttccttccaaagttcatatattaaagttaaaagtatatagtttgacagtgcatcatttgtttacattttaaagatgtcatcatagtaaaaaattataattcattgcggtatgtaataatctatttccACCAaactggttactgcatagtaaatacacggaggaatttttctacaacttttagtcagtggTGTATGGCttgatggtctgtgctcgtgtctatggcattcaaggtaccgagatcgagtctcaccttgggaaacgaaataagattttttttttattatccgtattgtttgttcaaatttatttcttagtgtatagattatacacatgatttataatgaaatctagataaaaattaacttatgtctttattattatgtaacaacaaatgtggtttatgacattatacgcatatggatctttgatcggattgtgataccggctatggtggtCGCGTCCtatcatataatataaataattaaagattctgagaaaatcaatcaatcaatatatcttttaaaaattaattatctttatttaaatcaatgcatataacctataattcgtcatagtgacgaattaaatctagttttatttatttatatatatatatatatacattatactaCATTTGACCTGCCTTGTGATACAAAATAGATAAGCTAAACCTCAATAACAAATGTTTCAAAAGACTCTTTCACTAATGACTAGAGGGTACTATGAATAGTAAATTACCGTACTATCAaagtacccaaatatggtagtgatgtgcccaaatatggtagtgatgtgcccaaatatggtagtgatatgatcacattttattttcacataaagtttgatagtgtagacagcgcatTAGGATATCTTACTACAAATTGTTTAATACACAGCATTgcagaatattatattatggaTTTATACCAAGAAAGTGTAATTTGCAGCTCCTACTTGCCATGATAATATGCTGTACTGTTTTACGGGAGAAGGTTCTGGATAGTTCTGCTATTTTTTCAGTCAATTTATGTTCTTCATCTATTTATCCTTTAGGAACTGGTTAAAAATCTAGAAGCTAAAATATTAATCAACAAAGGTGAAAGTTagaaacaaataatgaattgaatttaaattctttgattattattattattattttatttatatagcgcttttccaaattagtataaaatgatCAAAGCGCTCAGTTAGATGGTACGGTACATTCACAGTaagtactgtatacaaattgAGCCAACATTAGGTGGAGGGACTATCCCGGGGAAAGACTGGTTCagggaaaaaaaatattggCAAGCAATTCTTTTAAAAACTATCTATAGAAAGGCCTACATCTAGATCAAATGTCAttactgggactatacccagggatatgcctgtttgtgaaatcggACATAAAGTAGTGGGTGGGTTTAAACCTGAAGTGGGATAATAACTTGAGGATATACGGGTATGGTTGTACTCACTAACTGTGGTAAGATCTTCTCCATATGTTGTACATCAACTACTGCTGCTCCTTCAGAACTAGCTTGTTCTGCACTTCTCCCAGCACCCTCTGTTCAAATAATCACAATAATTACTCAAAACTCAAACATTTATTCATCATACAACAAGAGGAAATTACAGTGCGTGCACTGCacaaaaaattgtaataaaatgtcaaaaaataCACCAAAAATCAttcaccttttaaaattaaattgtcttCATTTTAGAAATGAAAGAAGATGGTGGTTTGTGCGAGAGACTGTTGTCATTAAACATCCACTTCGAATTATGCATGATGGTTGGCTTTCGTCATCCAAAATGCAATTGAAACAGTTGGGACAATAACAACAATGtatatcataaaataataagaaGAACAGTAGgacagtatacagtagtatttattatattatttattatattttattataatttttgatgaaataaaattattataatttttgatgaaataaaattataatttttgatgaaataaataaaaataaaataaaaaataatcatttaaacaacaaggtaaaaataaaatttgattatGTATGTCTTACCTTTTTCCAGttgtattatgtttttttcaatGCGGCAATATaagattaaagctctgtctacacaatcaaactttatgtgacaaaaaaaagtggtcatattactactatatttggccatatcacactttttgtcaaactagttggatagtgtagacagagcattataGTGTATAAATAAATGAGTTAATTTTACCTTTTGCAAATATTCTGAGAAATTCAACACATAATTTAACAGCATCATTACTCACTATAATGAAGAAAGAAAATGTGCAATCTATTTATGAAGTAGAAGAGTATTAGATCAATTAGCCATGACTAATTAAAACAATCTTTGTGTATGTTCAGACCTACAACTTTATGGTCTTATATCATCATGGGATAAAGTGAGTTCTCATTTTAATTACAGTAGCATTGCACTGTTCATACTGGAAAACTTTTACAGCTCTGTTTCAATtaatttgattggttggttattatattttacttcTGTATCTTGTAACAAGAGTTTCCATATTGAACTCAATGTTCACTGGCAGTTTCAGACCTCAGCTGAGTTGTACACTCCATATGATACAAAACCATACATTTAAAGGTCTGTGCAGTATTCaacaatcacacttaagtgacatatttcccttaaatattaagtatttcacttaagtcgataaatatttaagtacttACCTTAAATTATTCACTTATATAGgagatttatttaattttaagggTATGGTATGGTGAATAGTCACAGGACTTTTCAAATGAGGTGGGTTGGGGGAGGGgtggacattttttaaatgcCTTGTGTGTTTTTTGATACATTCCATACGCAAAAAACAAGAACGctcatttataatttcaatgGCCTTGGTTGGTGGCATTTAATGGTATAGGCCCTacttacattttgtttttccaTCTGTAAAGTGCATTCGTAGAATTTTATCAATTGTTGActgcaaaaaaaatataaattatcagAGATATTTAGACCTCTGGTATTATGATACTGGAGATGGCTTTGGCCTAGCCTTAGCCTATTAAATAAGAATCAATTTATTacatcattaggcctatatgtatgtTGGTTTCCTGAAATTGAAACAGATCAGGGTAATACTAATAATTTCCACATGATCTGAACCAGGATAACCTAACTAGGGTAGCCTACTAGTGTAGGCAACTAGGTACTACTAGTTAGGTTCGAAACTGGCTGTGTGCCTAGTAGTATAATACTAGTAATACACCTATGGCGATGCCTGTCTTTACGtatttatgtacaatttaaGTTAAGTCGCCTCGCCTAGCTAGCTACTAGGCCCTCTTAACTTAGTCTTATGCCTTGTTAGACCTGGCCCTTTAGCAGTAGGCAGGCTTTGACCTAAAAAGTATAGTACCAGGCCTATACTACACTACTAGAGCTAGCAGGGCctactaactagctaggcctagctagtaggcccactagtactaagtaggcctagctataggcctagctaggctacttacttagctactaggcctagcctactaggctaggcctaataagcTGGAaatgctagcctagctagctaggctaggcctacaggcctaggcctagctaggcctactactactataggcctattctataggcctatacaaattaACAGTGCACAGCTGCTTTAAAAGGCCCAGAAAATACATCACGAAATTAGAAATATAAGACGGTACACTATATGTTACATACATATATGTTACATACCAATTTGAACGTTGCACCCTGCTCTTCTTCGTCtgccatttttgttttcttttcaaaGTTTCGCGCACTCTCTCAATGTAGTTGACTTCCGGCCTCGTGTCAAACGATGTCACTCTCCGACCTTCTACCTCATAATTGACGTTCGATGATTGGTCAGACAGCGGAGAGTGGCTTTTTTCTTAACTAATATTCATTATGCCGAAATGATCCTCATATATCTTTATTatggtaataatatatattataaaataaaaaaagtataaaatactCTAAAATCTAACGtcaacactacaataacaaacaatGATGAGCAAATTATGATGAGTAGtcgtggccgagtggttaaggcgataGACTAGAAATCTATTGGGGTCTCCCcgcgcaggttcgaatcctgccGACTAcgaaatttttttaaatcattttttatgtttatacattaatacattaattgtgtttatatttttcCTATGTGCAATTCATTGCATTTCTCTTTCAAAGTTTACTTCCACTAAACGGTACAAACAATGcttttttgtgtcaatttttaacagttgtttattttatatttgagccTTTATATCATATTACGATTTGGTTTCCTGAAGATTTCTttttattaggaaaaaaaaaagctaGTATCATAAGTTATCTAAATGAGTTTTggaattttctattttattaaaatattaacaattattatgtCATTTATGACTTTttttcacttgcgttgcgttacgtcattgtgttgcgtcgctagtgggaaccacgcttaactgtctataacttcgcttgtcattggttaaaacgcttgcgtttacgtccttgcgcgttacgttctagtgggaaccaagctttacctaAGTTTGTTTTCAATCGTCGTAGTCTGGTACGATATGGGTGTACATCTATTATAGTAGGACTATAGAGGTGAACTAAGTTAGAGGTGGACATGTAATCACAAGCCGAAGGAACACATCATAAAGATTGCTTTACCATGAAGACACGGTTCTCTGGGGAAAATACTTATTTCTATATTGAGAAAatattatacttatctgatagaaataaataatggataagaaataattatttatttatatggaGAAATATACTTAATGTAAAATACATACATGATTTTAATCTTCAGATCCTCGTGATTTCGCACATGAAGGACACTCTGGTATCTTTTATATAAaaggctagtgttgcccgaaagctctgcaaaTGTTTCTGGCTGTTTATTTATCGTTTTGTACCTATTATTTAGCAGGATTTTtgcctattttattttgtatctccattgagatccagccacatACCCACATCactgtcattttttcagtatccttttgatttacatataattatatttattattcagcCTATTATAATACAATAGATTTTCAACGCACACGAGACCCCaccattaattgtttttatatgatTTGACAGACAGGTTTATTCACACACAGGTGATATTACTCCTATAGGCCTTTACAGAAACCAGTAAAATCCATTATAAAAGCTTTGATCTCCAGTGGGGAGCCTTATCCCAGTGTTAATACAGGGAGTTGTAAACTCCCTGGTTAATAGATATACAGAATTGAGTTCGTTGGACGTCTAACTATTGCGTTTGTTGTACACCTGACTATTGTGTTCGTCGTACTTCTGACTATTGCGTTCGTTGGACGTCTGGCTATTGCGTTCATTGTTCGTCTAACTATTACGTTCGTTGTTCGTCTTGACTATTGCGTTCGTTGTGTACGTCTGGCTAACTATATTGGGTTCGTTGACGACGTCTGTCTGTTGCGATCGTTGTAGGCTTCGTCTGGCTATTGAGTTCGTTGTACGTCTGACTATTGCGTTCGATGTACGTCTGGCTATTGCGTTCGTTGTTCGTCTGACTAGTTCGTTCATTGTACGTCTGACTATTGCGTTCGTTGTTCGTCTGACTAGTTCGTTCATTGTACGTCTGACTAGTGCGTTCGTTGTACGTCTAAATATTGCGTTCATTGTACGACGTCTGACTATTGCGTTCGTTGTTTGTCTGGCTATTGCGGTCTTTGAACGTCCGACTATTGCGTTCGTTGTACGTCTGACTATTGCGTTCGTTGTACGTCTGGCTATTGCGTTCGTTAGACGTGTG
This genomic stretch from Antedon mediterranea chromosome 11, ecAntMedi1.1, whole genome shotgun sequence harbors:
- the LOC140063097 gene encoding centromere protein X-like → MADEEEQGATFKLSTIDKILRMHFTDGKTKLSNDAVKLCVEFLRIFAKEGAGRSAEQASSEGAAVVDVQHMEKILPQLLLDF